A genome region from Mesorhizobium sp. B2-1-8 includes the following:
- a CDS encoding cysteine hydrolase family protein, with translation MIKAIPFDYPYDGRLVAESTALIVIDLQQDFLSTSGYFARKGYDPSPLRAILPTVNRLIAAARKAGVTVIHTRQGYRTDMADMTPYEKWRRKRAGLDGTDVLLRSGAGFQIVPEIDVAPHDIIVDKTCNSAFTYTDFELVLRARGIAHLMFSGCTTDVCVHTTLREACDRNFQCLTISDACASGDQRAHEAALHMVTVEDGVFGVLADSDAVIAGLSRLGDRPEATDD, from the coding sequence ATGATCAAGGCAATACCTTTCGACTACCCCTATGACGGCAGGCTGGTCGCCGAAAGCACCGCGTTGATCGTCATCGACCTGCAACAGGATTTCCTGTCGACATCGGGCTATTTCGCCAGGAAGGGGTATGACCCCTCGCCGCTGCGGGCGATCCTGCCCACGGTGAACCGCCTGATCGCGGCCGCGCGCAAAGCCGGCGTCACGGTCATCCACACGAGGCAGGGTTATCGTACCGACATGGCCGACATGACACCCTATGAGAAATGGCGCCGCAAGCGCGCCGGCCTCGACGGCACCGATGTCCTGCTGCGCTCGGGCGCAGGGTTCCAGATCGTTCCGGAGATCGATGTCGCGCCGCACGACATCATCGTCGACAAGACCTGCAACAGCGCTTTCACCTATACGGATTTCGAGCTTGTGCTGCGTGCGCGAGGCATCGCCCATCTGATGTTTTCAGGGTGCACGACGGATGTCTGCGTCCACACCACGCTGCGCGAGGCCTGTGACCGCAATTTCCAGTGCCTGACGATCTCGGACGCCTGCGCCAGCGGCGATCAAAGGGCGCATGAAGCGGCGTTGCACATGGTGACGGTCGAGGACGGCGTCTTCGGGGTGCTGGCCGATTCGGACGCCGTCATCGCTGGCTTGTCGCGTCTTGGCGACAGACCTGAAGCAACTGACGATTGA
- a CDS encoding energy transducer TonB — MTRSAASPTVALSRFGWRDLGLWACAALLMLGAHVAVAYVVQKFGPVEPSDSGPPAPVIDMVPMMVTPAVPEQAAMLDGAIPDQTEPFEETEKTGPDKVVEQAEPVAEPETVPPDGPTEIAKAEPVDRPPLEEVVPDTVENVAPEVVVPPPQARPTERRKEKKPTEAKVKKACRQAQAKAEEGKGGTAEDGKCRERRGQARQGSGAGIRAGVFRSQPGQMGIAADGVDQPPQALPRAARSRRAQGNVNVTFTMDPSGRILSARVVRSSGDAELDRAALAVLQGATVPAPPPELGSRVSRTAPFVFRLN; from the coding sequence ATGACACGATCGGCCGCCTCGCCAACGGTGGCGCTGTCGCGCTTCGGCTGGCGCGACCTTGGCCTGTGGGCATGTGCGGCCTTGCTGATGCTTGGCGCGCATGTCGCGGTCGCCTATGTCGTGCAGAAATTCGGTCCAGTCGAACCGTCGGATAGCGGACCGCCGGCCCCGGTGATCGACATGGTGCCGATGATGGTGACACCGGCGGTGCCCGAACAGGCAGCGATGCTCGACGGGGCCATTCCCGACCAGACCGAGCCGTTCGAAGAGACCGAGAAGACCGGGCCCGACAAGGTGGTCGAGCAAGCGGAGCCTGTTGCCGAGCCGGAAACGGTGCCGCCGGACGGGCCTACGGAGATCGCGAAGGCCGAACCGGTCGACCGGCCGCCGCTGGAGGAGGTCGTCCCCGATACTGTCGAGAACGTCGCACCGGAGGTTGTCGTTCCGCCGCCGCAGGCAAGGCCGACGGAGCGGCGCAAGGAAAAGAAACCGACCGAAGCCAAGGTCAAAAAAGCCTGTCGACAAGCCCAAGCCAAAGCCGAAGAAGGAAAAGGCGGCACCGCCGAAGACGGCAAGTGCCGCGAGCGCCGAGGCCAGGCCCGCCAGGGCAGCGGCGCCGGGATCCGCGCCGGGGTTTTCAGGTCTCAGCCCGGCCAAATGGGAATCGCGGCTGACGGCGTGGATCAACCGCCACAAGCGCTACCGCGTGCCGCGAGATCCCGGCGCGCGCAGGGCAATGTGAACGTGACTTTCACGATGGACCCGTCCGGCCGGATCCTGTCGGCCCGGGTCGTCCGTTCGTCCGGCGATGCCGAACTCGACCGTGCCGCGCTCGCGGTGCTGCAGGGCGCCACCGTGCCGGCGCCGCCGCCGGAACTCGGCTCGCGCGTCAGCCGTACGGCGCCATTCGTGTTCAGGTTGAATTGA
- a CDS encoding LLM class flavin-dependent oxidoreductase — MPIEFTHVPGKTADAVIPFFYDFAETATKLGLIEDSGFQKIVVDDSAGLLTNMDLASQVFNRTASLEVVLTHWAGVIEPTVAARQLASIDRAGGGRLALRMISEPLNDDDADTRPVGHGVVWQRIDEYLVLLKRLWSNDRPFDHEGAFYSIRGGYVPRKGPHGADLVIRMGGQTGTALKVAGRHADVFELAPGSIDDIRQLMEQARGAAAEHGRAGKLRFALPVRIHEGVSAAGHKAVDLSGPPAQVALSLLAYAALGIDEFMIVGVDTPCEIATAGRETLALLRNSLVRREVSELQPGAYAPRPGLETRAAS, encoded by the coding sequence ATGCCGATCGAATTCACACATGTTCCCGGCAAGACCGCCGACGCGGTGATTCCCTTTTTCTATGACTTCGCCGAGACCGCGACCAAGCTCGGGCTGATCGAGGATAGCGGATTCCAGAAGATCGTCGTCGACGATTCGGCCGGGCTGCTGACCAACATGGATCTTGCGTCCCAGGTGTTCAACCGCACCGCTTCGTTGGAAGTGGTGCTCACCCATTGGGCCGGCGTGATCGAACCGACGGTGGCGGCCCGTCAGCTGGCGTCCATCGACAGGGCGGGCGGCGGACGGCTGGCGCTCAGGATGATCAGCGAGCCGCTGAACGATGACGACGCCGACACACGGCCGGTCGGACATGGCGTCGTCTGGCAGCGCATCGATGAATATCTGGTGCTGTTGAAGCGTCTGTGGTCGAACGATCGGCCCTTCGATCACGAAGGCGCGTTCTACAGCATCAGGGGCGGTTACGTGCCGCGCAAGGGTCCGCATGGCGCCGATCTCGTGATCCGCATGGGTGGGCAAACCGGAACGGCGCTGAAGGTCGCCGGCCGGCACGCCGATGTCTTCGAACTGGCGCCGGGGTCGATCGACGATATCAGGCAATTGATGGAGCAGGCGCGTGGCGCCGCGGCCGAACATGGCCGCGCCGGCAAACTGCGCTTCGCGCTTCCGGTCAGGATCCACGAAGGTGTTTCCGCCGCCGGCCACAAGGCGGTCGACCTCTCCGGGCCGCCGGCCCAGGTCGCGCTGTCGCTGCTTGCTTATGCGGCTCTCGGCATCGATGAATTCATGATCGTCGGCGTTGATACGCCATGCGAGATCGCGACGGCCGGCCGGGAAACACTAGCGCTGCTGCGCAACTCGCTGGTACGCCGCGAAGTCAGCGAACTCCAGCCTGGAGCTTACGCGCCTCGCCCAGGGTTAGAGACGCGGGCAGCGAGCTGA
- the pcaF gene encoding 3-oxoadipyl-CoA thiolase, with product MAEAYICDYIRTPIGRFGGSLSSVRTDDLGAIPLKALLERNPGIDWQAIDDVVYGCANQAGEDNRNVARMALLLAGLPKEVPGSTVNRLCGSGMDALTIAARAIKAGEAELMIAGGVESMSRAPFVMPKADTAFSRNAEIYDTTIGWRFVNPLMKKQYGVDSMPETGENVAEDFGVSRADQDAFAVRSQDKAVAAQANGRLAKEISAVTIPQRKGDATVVSKDEHPRAGTTVEALAKLPTPFRQGGTVTAGNASGVNDGAAALIVASEAAVKKYGLAPIARILGGAAAGVAPRIMGIGPAPATRKLCARLGLTPQQFDVIELNEAFASQGIAVLRQLGIAEEAEHVNPNGGAIALGHPLGMSGARISGTAALELRELGGRYALATMCIGVGQGIAVALERA from the coding sequence ATGGCCGAGGCCTATATTTGCGACTACATCCGCACGCCGATCGGTCGCTTTGGCGGTTCGCTGTCTTCGGTACGTACCGACGATCTTGGCGCCATCCCGCTAAAGGCTTTGCTTGAGCGCAATCCCGGCATCGATTGGCAGGCGATCGACGATGTCGTCTATGGCTGCGCCAACCAGGCCGGCGAGGACAACCGCAACGTGGCACGCATGGCGCTGTTGCTGGCCGGCCTGCCCAAGGAAGTCCCCGGCTCGACCGTCAATCGCCTGTGCGGGTCAGGCATGGACGCGCTGACCATCGCCGCGCGCGCCATCAAGGCCGGCGAGGCGGAGCTGATGATCGCGGGCGGTGTCGAATCGATGAGCCGTGCGCCCTTCGTCATGCCCAAGGCCGATACGGCGTTTTCGCGCAATGCCGAGATTTACGACACCACCATCGGCTGGCGCTTCGTCAACCCGCTGATGAAGAAGCAGTATGGCGTCGATTCGATGCCGGAGACAGGCGAGAACGTTGCCGAGGACTTTGGCGTGTCGCGCGCGGACCAGGATGCCTTTGCCGTGCGCAGCCAGGACAAGGCGGTCGCGGCACAAGCCAATGGCCGGCTGGCGAAGGAGATCAGTGCGGTGACGATCCCGCAGCGCAAGGGCGATGCGACTGTCGTGTCGAAGGATGAACATCCCCGCGCCGGCACAACCGTCGAGGCATTGGCCAAGCTGCCGACGCCGTTCCGGCAAGGCGGCACGGTAACGGCGGGCAATGCCTCCGGTGTCAATGACGGCGCGGCGGCTCTCATTGTCGCTTCCGAAGCGGCGGTGAAGAAATACGGCCTGGCGCCGATCGCCCGCATCCTTGGCGGTGCGGCCGCGGGGGTCGCGCCGCGCATCATGGGCATCGGCCCGGCGCCGGCGACTCGGAAACTTTGCGCGCGGCTTGGCCTGACGCCGCAACAATTCGATGTCATCGAACTCAACGAAGCCTTTGCCTCGCAAGGCATCGCCGTGCTGCGCCAGCTCGGGATTGCCGAGGAGGCCGAACACGTCAATCCGAATGGCGGCGCCATCGCGCTCGGCCATCCCCTGGGCATGTCGGGCGCCCGCATCTCGGGGACGGCCGCACTTGAGTTGCGCGAGCTCGGCGGCCGCTACGCGCTGGCCACCATGTGCATCGGCGTTGGCCAGGGCATCGCCGTGGCGCTGGAGCGGGCCTAA
- a CDS encoding BMP family protein produces the protein MENRNNKSPSMRAGLSRRNVLELGGLGLAAAMLPGAAFAAGKKLKVAAIFATPIEEPWDNQIHVALQKAEKELGIEYKWSEKVQTADFSRVMREYAQGGYQLVLGDAFAAERESRRTAKQFPKTAWLFGSGAGPAEPNFGVFDNWIHEPAYLSGMIAGKMSKSGTVGAVAAMGIPEVNRLVNAFFAGAKEVNPNVKKKVAFIGSFFDPPKAKEAAVAQIDAGVDVIYAERFGVIEAAVEKKIFAISNMSDQSSLGPDTVITGPVWDMYPTVEQAIKLVKAGVYTAQDYGDFSRMAKGGSYLAPFHKFDKTLPAEVKDLVEKKKAEILEGNFRVDVDENTPVSD, from the coding sequence ATGGAAAACCGGAACAACAAATCTCCTTCGATGCGCGCGGGCCTGTCGCGACGCAATGTGCTGGAGCTGGGCGGGCTTGGCCTGGCCGCAGCGATGCTGCCAGGTGCGGCCTTCGCGGCCGGCAAAAAACTGAAGGTCGCGGCGATCTTCGCCACGCCGATCGAGGAACCCTGGGACAACCAGATCCACGTCGCGCTGCAGAAGGCCGAGAAGGAACTGGGCATCGAATACAAATGGTCCGAGAAGGTGCAGACCGCCGACTTCAGCCGCGTCATGCGCGAATATGCGCAGGGCGGCTATCAACTGGTGCTGGGCGACGCCTTCGCCGCCGAGCGCGAATCGCGCCGCACCGCCAAGCAGTTCCCCAAGACAGCCTGGCTGTTCGGGTCGGGCGCCGGGCCGGCCGAACCCAATTTCGGCGTCTTCGACAACTGGATCCATGAGCCCGCTTATCTCTCCGGCATGATCGCCGGCAAGATGTCGAAGTCGGGCACGGTCGGCGCGGTGGCGGCGATGGGCATTCCGGAAGTGAACCGGCTGGTCAACGCCTTCTTTGCCGGCGCCAAGGAGGTCAATCCGAACGTCAAGAAGAAGGTCGCCTTCATCGGCTCCTTCTTCGATCCGCCAAAAGCCAAGGAAGCCGCTGTCGCGCAGATCGATGCCGGCGTCGATGTCATCTACGCCGAGCGCTTCGGCGTCATCGAGGCGGCGGTGGAGAAGAAGATTTTTGCCATCTCCAACATGTCCGACCAGTCGAGCCTCGGCCCCGACACGGTCATCACCGGCCCGGTCTGGGACATGTACCCGACGGTCGAGCAGGCGATCAAGCTGGTCAAGGCCGGCGTCTATACCGCGCAGGATTACGGCGATTTCTCGCGCATGGCCAAGGGTGGCTCCTATCTGGCGCCCTTCCACAAGTTCGACAAGACCTTGCCCGCCGAGGTCAAGGATCTGGTCGAGAAGAAGAAGGCCGAGATCCTGGAAGGCAATTTCCGGGTGGATGTGGACGAGAACACGCCGGTTTCGGATTGA
- a CDS encoding ABC transporter permease — MFRLEARTSTPAWFNLALPLLAIAATLVLCSGLIALAGAGVLESYGVMFTASLGDSYAITETLVRAAPMIFTGLAVAVGFRAKFWNIGAEGQLLAGAVASCFVGAIPMPGPLAMLLMALAGAAAGAAVALVPATLRVKFKVDDVVSSLLLNSVIYYALMALIEGPWKDSFSGYPISPPIEDSANFPVLIEGTRLHLGVVAALIAAPLIWFLIVRTTLGFRIRVTGENPEAARYGGIHVERVLISTALLSGALAGLAGVGEVGGVHFQVMSDISPGYGYSGIVVAMLARLNPLGVVPAAIFLAAVMTGAEAMSRATGVPAFLSDVIQGTALLAMLVALLFTAYRIRRVGAIG, encoded by the coding sequence ATGTTTCGCCTGGAAGCTCGTACCTCCACACCCGCCTGGTTCAATCTGGCGCTACCGCTGCTGGCGATCGCCGCCACGCTTGTCCTGTGCAGCGGCCTGATCGCTCTGGCCGGGGCCGGTGTGCTCGAGTCCTACGGCGTGATGTTCACGGCCTCGCTCGGTGACAGCTACGCCATCACCGAAACGTTGGTGCGGGCCGCACCGATGATCTTCACCGGGCTCGCGGTGGCTGTCGGCTTCCGTGCCAAGTTCTGGAACATCGGCGCCGAGGGGCAGTTGCTGGCCGGCGCGGTGGCGAGCTGCTTCGTCGGCGCGATCCCGATGCCGGGGCCGCTCGCCATGCTGCTGATGGCGCTGGCGGGTGCGGCGGCGGGTGCGGCGGTCGCGCTGGTGCCGGCGACGCTGCGTGTAAAATTCAAGGTCGATGATGTGGTGAGTTCTTTGCTGCTCAACTCGGTTATCTACTATGCGCTAATGGCGCTGATCGAGGGGCCGTGGAAGGACAGCTTCAGCGGCTATCCGATCTCGCCGCCGATCGAGGATTCGGCCAACTTCCCGGTGCTGATCGAAGGCACGCGGCTGCATCTCGGTGTCGTCGCGGCGCTGATCGCGGCACCCCTGATCTGGTTCCTGATCGTGCGCACGACGCTCGGCTTCCGGATCAGGGTCACCGGCGAAAATCCGGAAGCGGCCAGATATGGCGGCATCCATGTCGAGCGGGTGCTGATCTCGACGGCGCTGCTGTCGGGCGCTCTGGCTGGGCTAGCCGGCGTCGGCGAGGTCGGCGGCGTGCATTTCCAGGTGATGAGCGATATCTCGCCGGGCTACGGCTATTCCGGTATCGTCGTCGCCATGCTGGCGCGGCTCAACCCGCTCGGCGTCGTGCCGGCTGCGATCTTCCTTGCCGCCGTGATGACGGGGGCCGAGGCGATGTCGCGCGCGACCGGTGTGCCGGCCTTCCTCAGCGATGTCATCCAGGGCACGGCGCTGCTCGCCATGCTGGTGGCGCTGCTGTTCACCGCCTATCGCATCCGCCGCGTCGGAGCCATCGGATGA
- the exbD gene encoding TonB system transport protein ExbD, whose protein sequence is MGSRIRQIMDDDLEENHEIKVTPFIDVILVLIIFMVAAPLATVDVNVDLPGSTATPAPRPETPLFLTLKDDLTLPIGNDAVPRPAFAATLDSRTKGDKQTRIFLRTDKAVAYGDLMEAMNLLRGAGYLKVALVGLEAAPAGDAAASVPGGTAAAP, encoded by the coding sequence ATGGGCAGCCGGATCCGCCAGATCATGGATGACGATCTCGAGGAGAACCATGAGATCAAGGTCACGCCCTTCATCGACGTCATCCTGGTGCTGATCATCTTCATGGTCGCCGCGCCGCTGGCGACGGTGGATGTCAATGTCGACCTGCCCGGCTCGACGGCAACGCCGGCGCCGCGCCCCGAGACACCGCTCTTCCTGACCTTGAAGGATGATCTCACGCTCCCGATCGGCAATGACGCCGTGCCGCGCCCGGCTTTTGCCGCCACGCTCGACAGCCGCACCAAAGGGGACAAGCAGACGCGGATCTTCCTGCGCACCGACAAGGCGGTCGCCTATGGCGACCTGATGGAGGCGATGAACCTGCTGCGCGGCGCCGGCTATCTGAAGGTCGCCCTGGTCGGCCTGGAGGCCGCGCCCGCCGGTGATGCCGCCGCATCGGTGCCAGGGGGAACGGCAGCAGCCCCATGA
- a CDS encoding ABC transporter permease codes for MSAVFEQIFQVGFLAAIIRIATPLAFATLGEMFSERAGVLNLGIEGIMLLCAMTGFTATSLSGSLWLGVLVAVLTGMLMGTLHALFTVALGLSQHVCGIGVTLFSSGLAYFLYRLIFGQQSVPPSIKGFQTLPIPILSDIPVLGPAVFNQFVLVYMAILAIPLAAFVLYRTPWGLSVRMVGENPRAADSAGVSVIATRFQAVILGGALMGLAGAFLSMAQFNAFTFGVVSGRGWVAIALVVFGRWDPWRSAGAALLFAFVDALQLRMQASGLGHIPYEAFLMLPFIFTIVAMAVMSRNAVAPSALLKPFRREER; via the coding sequence ATGAGCGCGGTATTCGAACAGATTTTTCAGGTTGGCTTTCTCGCCGCCATCATCCGCATCGCCACGCCGCTGGCCTTTGCCACGCTTGGCGAAATGTTCTCCGAACGGGCCGGCGTGCTCAATCTCGGCATCGAAGGCATCATGCTGCTCTGCGCGATGACCGGCTTCACCGCCACCAGCCTCAGCGGCAGCCTGTGGCTCGGCGTGCTGGTTGCGGTGTTGACCGGCATGCTGATGGGCACGCTGCATGCGCTGTTCACCGTCGCGCTCGGCCTCAGCCAGCATGTCTGCGGCATCGGCGTCACGCTGTTCTCGTCGGGGCTTGCCTATTTCCTCTACCGGCTGATCTTCGGCCAGCAATCGGTGCCGCCGAGCATCAAGGGTTTTCAGACACTGCCGATCCCGATTCTCTCAGATATTCCCGTGCTTGGCCCGGCGGTGTTCAACCAATTCGTGCTGGTCTACATGGCGATCCTGGCCATTCCGCTGGCGGCCTTCGTGCTCTACCGCACGCCCTGGGGCCTGTCGGTGCGCATGGTCGGCGAGAATCCGCGCGCCGCCGATTCGGCGGGTGTGAGCGTCATCGCCACGCGCTTCCAGGCTGTCATTCTCGGCGGTGCCTTGATGGGTCTGGCAGGCGCCTTCCTGTCGATGGCGCAATTCAACGCCTTCACCTTCGGCGTGGTGTCCGGACGCGGCTGGGTGGCGATCGCGCTGGTCGTGTTCGGCCGCTGGGATCCGTGGCGCTCGGCGGGTGCGGCGCTGCTGTTCGCTTTCGTCGATGCGCTGCAACTGCGCATGCAGGCGAGCGGTTTGGGGCATATCCCTTACGAGGCATTCCTGATGCTGCCGTTCATCTTCACCATCGTTGCCATGGCCGTCATGTCACGCAACGCGGTGGCACCGTCGGCGCTGCTGAAGCCGTTTCGACGGGAGGAGCGGTAA
- a CDS encoding CoA-transferase subunit beta, whose protein sequence is MSELAFTPTEMMTIAASRALKNDDVCFVGIGAPSAACNIARLTHAPDITLIYESGTIGTAPDVLPLSIGDGELCETAVTTVAVPEMFRYWLQGGRISIGFLGAAQLDKFGNINTTVIGDYFHPKTRLPGGGGAPEIATSSKEVYITMAQTKRGMVEKIDFFTSFGHGEGGDHRKRLGIDTAGPTLLITDLAVWKPDPVTKEFTVVSLHPGVTREQVQDTCGWVVKFAEALDETPAPTELELKTLRDLQARTKAAHEGTGKGKAA, encoded by the coding sequence ATGAGCGAGCTCGCCTTTACACCCACCGAGATGATGACGATCGCGGCCAGCCGTGCGTTGAAGAACGACGATGTCTGCTTCGTCGGCATCGGCGCGCCATCGGCCGCCTGCAACATCGCGCGGCTGACGCATGCGCCCGACATCACGCTGATCTACGAGAGCGGCACGATCGGCACCGCGCCCGACGTGCTGCCGCTGTCGATCGGCGACGGCGAATTGTGTGAGACCGCGGTCACCACTGTCGCGGTGCCGGAGATGTTCCGCTACTGGCTGCAAGGCGGCCGCATCTCGATCGGCTTCCTCGGCGCGGCACAGCTCGACAAGTTCGGCAACATCAACACCACGGTCATCGGCGACTATTTCCATCCCAAGACAAGGTTGCCAGGCGGTGGCGGCGCTCCCGAAATCGCGACATCGTCGAAGGAGGTCTATATCACCATGGCGCAGACCAAGCGCGGCATGGTCGAAAAGATCGACTTCTTCACCTCCTTCGGCCATGGCGAGGGCGGCGATCATCGCAAGCGGCTTGGCATCGACACCGCTGGCCCGACATTGCTGATCACCGATCTCGCCGTCTGGAAGCCGGATCCGGTGACCAAGGAATTCACCGTGGTGTCGCTGCATCCCGGCGTTACGCGTGAGCAGGTGCAGGACACTTGTGGCTGGGTCGTAAAATTCGCCGAGGCCCTTGACGAGACGCCGGCGCCGACGGAACTCGAACTGAAGACATTGCGCGACCTGCAGGCCCGCACCAAGGCGGCGCATGAGGGGACCGGAAAAGGGAAAGCAGCCTGA